The following proteins come from a genomic window of Nocardiopsis sp. YSL2:
- a CDS encoding ATP-binding protein — MEPDSGESGRPSPDTGVPGTGTARAAGAPPGGDAFVNGGSLQRRVRAGHESWTLRRRVTSLLTVVAVVLVVAVSVITLAALNARDSLELQVESLTPAVSAVEQTRSAYLSQDHALRGYILTEDRDFLQPFVEARLQLTESRAELTALAESNPEVADSIDELLTAGTVWTEDFAEPALEKVNAGETPTQEELQRGRVLFLELNRVSDSAAAQLQSEIDDARSGLTMATQQVVALLVLVGLVVVFLSVFLWVMLQQWVLRPLEELAGHMRQVSEGYYAHRISLHGPPEIVRLGQDVDSMRERIVHDLDEVASARRKLQEQSSLLEHQTEELRRSNLELEQFAYVASHDLQEPLRKVASFCQLLQRRYQGQLDERADAYIDFAVEGAKRMQTLINDLLAFSRVGRTKNFAPVDLDVALGDALSSLSTRLEEAGAEVTGDPLPTIQGDRTLLTQVFFNLVGNAVKFRGEEDPRVHISVERQGDEWVFCCADNGIGIEPQYAERIFVIFQRLHTREKYTGTGIGLAMCKKIIEFHGGRIWLDTGPERDEQTGTTVATRSGPTGTRICWALPADTESEDGPEGEAAKGTAEPEDGVNSDSGVEGTEQAGSAPAESASTAEQRSAGTHVPGGDGDAPDEESGGTPSARTAYGGGTVPPGHGWGPDRGLDV; from the coding sequence ATGGAGCCCGACAGCGGAGAGTCCGGGCGGCCGTCCCCGGACACCGGTGTGCCCGGCACCGGCACCGCCCGGGCCGCCGGGGCGCCCCCCGGGGGCGACGCCTTCGTCAACGGCGGATCCCTCCAGCGGCGCGTCCGTGCCGGGCACGAGTCGTGGACCCTGCGCCGCCGCGTCACCAGCCTGCTGACCGTGGTCGCGGTCGTCCTCGTGGTGGCGGTCTCGGTCATCACCCTCGCCGCGCTCAACGCCCGCGACTCCCTGGAACTCCAGGTCGAGTCGCTCACGCCGGCGGTCTCCGCCGTGGAACAGACCCGGTCGGCCTACCTCAGCCAGGACCACGCCCTGCGCGGCTACATCCTCACCGAGGACCGCGACTTCCTGCAGCCCTTCGTCGAGGCCCGGCTGCAGCTCACCGAGAGCCGCGCCGAGCTCACCGCGCTCGCCGAGTCCAACCCCGAGGTGGCCGACAGCATCGACGAGCTGCTCACCGCCGGGACCGTGTGGACCGAGGACTTCGCCGAGCCGGCACTGGAGAAGGTGAACGCCGGCGAGACACCCACCCAGGAGGAGCTCCAGCGCGGCCGGGTGCTGTTCCTGGAGCTGAACCGGGTCAGCGACAGCGCCGCGGCGCAGCTGCAGTCGGAGATCGACGACGCCCGCAGCGGCCTGACCATGGCCACCCAGCAGGTCGTCGCGCTCCTGGTGCTGGTGGGCCTGGTCGTGGTGTTCCTGTCGGTGTTCCTGTGGGTGATGCTCCAACAGTGGGTGCTGCGCCCCCTGGAGGAGCTCGCCGGGCACATGCGCCAGGTGTCGGAGGGCTACTACGCCCACCGCATCTCCCTGCACGGGCCGCCCGAGATCGTCCGCCTGGGCCAGGACGTCGACTCCATGCGCGAACGGATCGTGCACGACCTCGACGAGGTCGCCTCCGCGCGGCGCAAGCTCCAGGAGCAGTCCTCGCTGCTGGAACACCAGACCGAGGAACTGCGCCGGTCCAATCTGGAGCTGGAGCAGTTCGCCTACGTCGCCTCGCACGACCTCCAGGAGCCGCTGCGCAAGGTGGCGAGCTTCTGCCAGCTGCTCCAGCGGCGCTACCAGGGGCAGCTCGACGAGCGCGCCGACGCCTACATCGACTTCGCGGTCGAGGGCGCCAAGCGCATGCAGACGCTCATCAACGACCTGCTCGCCTTCTCCCGGGTCGGGCGCACCAAGAACTTCGCGCCTGTGGACCTGGACGTCGCCCTCGGCGACGCCCTGAGCAGCCTGTCCACCCGCCTGGAGGAGGCGGGGGCGGAGGTGACCGGCGACCCCCTGCCCACGATCCAGGGCGACCGGACCCTGCTCACCCAGGTGTTCTTCAACCTGGTCGGCAACGCCGTGAAGTTCCGCGGGGAGGAGGACCCGAGGGTCCACATCAGCGTGGAGCGCCAGGGCGACGAGTGGGTGTTCTGCTGCGCGGACAACGGGATCGGGATCGAACCGCAGTACGCGGAGCGCATCTTCGTGATCTTCCAGCGGTTGCATACGCGGGAGAAGTACACCGGGACCGGCATCGGCCTGGCGATGTGCAAGAAGATCATCGAGTTCCACGGCGGACGGATCTGGCTGGACACCGGACCGGAGCGGGACGAACAGACCGGAACCACGGTCGCGACGCGCTCCGGACCGACCGGAACCCGCATATGCTGGGCTCTGCCCGCCGACACCGAGTCGGAAGACGGTCCCGAGGGGGAAGCGGCCAAGGGAACCGCCGAGCCCGAGGACGGCGTTAACTCCGACAGTGGAGTCGAGGGTACCGAGCAGGCCGGATCCGCCCCCGCGGAGTCGGCCTCCACGGCCGAACAACGGTCCGCTGGTACGCACGTACCGGGAGGAGACGGCGACGCGCCGGACGAGGAGTCCGGTGGGACGCCCTCCGCCCGGACCGCGTACGGCGGCGGTACGGTTCCCCCCGGTCACGGGTGGGGCCCTGACAGGGGTCTGGACGTTTGA
- a CDS encoding carbohydrate ABC transporter permease — translation MTPTTTPTAQAPARTREPDGGAAARVRRRLSGSPAGIAAIVIAVLWTVPTAGLLVSSFRPAEQIRTTGWWTFFASPEVTLDNYRDVLFGSSSDGQLATHFVNSFVITLPSTVFVLVIAALAAYALSWIDFRGRDWIFLGIFALQIVPLQMSLVPLLSFFSQGVSLGEVQILPAWELNGAMAFTNVWVAHTIFGLPLGIFLLHNFISQLPSTLFEAARVDGAGHGTIFLRIVLPLITPALVSLGIFQFLWVWNDLLVALIFTGGDNATAPLTVRLAELAGTRGEAWHRLTAGAFVSMVVPLMVFFLLQRYFVRGLLAGSVKG, via the coding sequence ATGACCCCGACGACGACACCCACCGCGCAGGCCCCCGCGCGCACGCGGGAGCCGGACGGCGGCGCGGCCGCCCGGGTCCGGCGGCGGTTGAGCGGCTCGCCCGCCGGGATCGCGGCGATCGTCATCGCCGTGCTGTGGACCGTGCCGACGGCGGGCCTGCTGGTCTCCTCGTTCCGCCCGGCCGAACAGATCCGGACCACCGGCTGGTGGACGTTCTTCGCCTCGCCCGAGGTCACCCTGGACAACTACCGGGACGTGCTCTTCGGGTCGAGCAGCGACGGGCAGTTGGCCACCCACTTCGTGAACTCGTTCGTCATCACGCTGCCCTCCACGGTGTTCGTACTCGTCATCGCGGCCCTGGCGGCGTACGCGCTGTCGTGGATCGACTTCCGCGGCCGGGACTGGATCTTCCTGGGGATCTTCGCCCTCCAGATCGTCCCGCTGCAGATGTCGCTCGTGCCGCTGCTGAGCTTCTTCTCCCAGGGCGTGTCCCTCGGCGAGGTCCAGATCCTTCCCGCCTGGGAGCTGAACGGCGCGATGGCCTTCACCAACGTGTGGGTGGCGCACACGATCTTCGGGCTGCCGCTCGGCATCTTCCTGCTGCACAACTTCATCTCGCAGCTGCCGAGCACGCTGTTCGAGGCCGCGCGCGTGGACGGTGCCGGGCACGGCACGATCTTCCTGAGGATCGTGCTCCCGCTCATCACCCCCGCACTGGTCTCCCTGGGCATCTTCCAGTTCCTGTGGGTGTGGAACGACCTGCTGGTCGCCCTGATCTTCACCGGGGGCGACAACGCGACGGCACCCCTGACGGTGCGCCTGGCCGAACTCGCGGGCACGCGCGGCGAGGCCTGGCACCGCCTGACCGCGGGAGCCTTCGTCTCCATGGTCGTGCCGCTGATGGTGTTCTTCCTGCTGCAGCGCTACTTCGTGCGCGGCCTGCTGGCGGGCAGCGTCAAGGGCTGA
- a CDS encoding heme oxygenase (biliverdin-producing) produces MSATAEASLSLSPELFSERLKAATWGDHETAEHHGFTRALLDGTLSLDGYTAMVAQHYFAYAALEDLGSRLADHPVAGRFVYPELLRVPALVRDLEHLLGPTWRDRISPSLATRTYVARIEQMADHPEGFVAHHYTRYMGDVSGGQFIRRVVAEAHGLSDDHGVSFYVFDRLGSLPKFRAGYRARLDALELDESTAQRLIDETRLAYQLNTEVLADLGRAYC; encoded by the coding sequence ATGAGCGCGACGGCCGAGGCCTCCCTCTCCCTTTCCCCCGAGCTGTTCTCCGAGCGCCTCAAGGCCGCCACCTGGGGCGACCACGAGACCGCCGAGCACCACGGCTTCACCCGGGCCCTCCTGGACGGCACCCTCTCCCTCGACGGGTACACCGCCATGGTCGCCCAGCACTACTTCGCCTACGCCGCCCTGGAGGACCTGGGCTCCCGCCTGGCCGACCACCCGGTGGCCGGCCGGTTCGTCTACCCCGAACTGCTGCGCGTGCCCGCGCTGGTCCGCGACCTGGAGCACCTGCTGGGCCCCACCTGGCGCGACCGGATCTCCCCCAGCCTCGCCACCCGTACCTACGTGGCGCGCATCGAGCAGATGGCCGACCACCCCGAGGGGTTCGTCGCCCACCACTACACGCGCTACATGGGCGACGTCTCCGGCGGCCAGTTCATCCGCCGCGTCGTCGCCGAGGCCCATGGGCTCAGCGACGACCACGGGGTCTCCTTCTACGTCTTCGACCGACTCGGCAGCCTGCCGAAGTTCCGTGCCGGGTACCGCGCCCGCCTCGACGCCCTGGAGCTGGACGAGTCCACCGCCCAGCGGCTCATCGACGAGACCCGGCTGGCCTACCAGCTCAACACCGAGGTACTCGCCGACCTCGGACGCGCCTACTGCTGA
- a CDS encoding ABC transporter substrate-binding protein, with protein MGRTNDRTPTRHAMVAAASGLALLASGCGYLSGEGGSSGGTDTADVDCSPYAEWEDIGGTVDIYSSIRDEEAERMDRSWADFAACTGITIEHEGSGEFEAQLPIRLDGGNAPDLALIPQPGLLQRVVEDGHALPVSDGVRENVEAGWGEDWQGYASVDGEMYGSPYGANMKSMVWYSPTYFADNGHEVPTTWDEMVELSDTIAADGTKPWCVGFESGDATGWPGTDWIENALLRTSGTDVYHDWISHDIAFDSPEVEEAFDLTDGIIRNEDYVNGTFGGTDSIAVTSFQEAGLPLLDGGCAMYLMGSFYGAQFEEDVEIAEDGDVYGFVLPPLEEGGEVPVMGGGEFAVPFADRPEVVAVHEYLSTAMYADSRASEGAWVSAHQELDPANLADPTDQFAAEVLNNPDTVFHFDGSDAMPSSIGTNVFWGGMVDWVTGSSTDEVLEGIESAW; from the coding sequence ATGGGAAGAACGAACGACCGGACACCCACCCGTCACGCGATGGTCGCGGCGGCGAGCGGTCTCGCCCTCCTCGCGTCGGGTTGCGGCTACCTCAGCGGGGAAGGCGGCTCCAGCGGCGGCACGGACACCGCGGACGTGGACTGCTCCCCCTACGCCGAGTGGGAGGACATCGGCGGCACCGTCGACATCTACTCCTCGATCCGCGACGAGGAGGCCGAGCGGATGGACCGCTCCTGGGCCGACTTCGCCGCGTGCACGGGCATCACCATCGAGCACGAGGGCAGCGGCGAGTTCGAGGCCCAGCTGCCCATCCGGCTCGACGGCGGCAACGCCCCCGACCTGGCGCTGATCCCCCAGCCCGGCCTCCTGCAGCGGGTGGTCGAGGACGGTCACGCCCTGCCCGTCTCCGACGGCGTGCGCGAGAACGTCGAAGCCGGATGGGGCGAGGACTGGCAGGGCTACGCCAGCGTCGACGGGGAGATGTACGGCTCCCCCTACGGCGCCAACATGAAGTCGATGGTCTGGTACTCCCCGACGTACTTCGCCGACAACGGCCACGAGGTCCCCACGACCTGGGACGAGATGGTCGAGCTCAGCGACACCATCGCCGCGGACGGCACCAAGCCCTGGTGCGTGGGCTTCGAGTCCGGTGACGCCACCGGCTGGCCCGGCACCGACTGGATCGAGAACGCGCTGCTGCGCACCTCGGGCACCGACGTGTACCACGACTGGATCTCCCACGACATCGCCTTCGACTCCCCCGAGGTCGAGGAGGCCTTCGACCTCACCGACGGGATCATCCGCAACGAGGACTACGTCAACGGCACCTTCGGCGGAACCGACAGCATCGCCGTCACCTCCTTCCAGGAGGCCGGCCTGCCCCTGCTCGACGGCGGCTGCGCCATGTACCTGATGGGCTCGTTCTACGGCGCCCAGTTCGAGGAGGACGTCGAGATCGCCGAGGACGGCGACGTCTACGGCTTCGTCCTGCCCCCGCTGGAAGAGGGCGGCGAGGTCCCGGTCATGGGCGGCGGCGAGTTCGCGGTGCCCTTCGCCGACCGGCCCGAGGTCGTCGCGGTCCACGAGTACCTGTCCACGGCCATGTACGCCGACAGCCGCGCCTCCGAGGGCGCCTGGGTCTCGGCGCACCAGGAGCTGGACCCGGCCAACCTGGCCGACCCCACCGACCAGTTCGCGGCCGAGGTGCTCAACAACCCGGACACCGTCTTCCACTTCGACGGCAGCGACGCCATGCCCTCGTCCATCGGCACCAACGTGTTCTGGGGCGGGATGGTCGACTGGGTGACGGGCAGCTCGACCGACGAGGTGCTGGAGGGCATCGAGTCGGCCTGGTAG
- a CDS encoding TetR/AcrR family transcriptional regulator, with translation MPKITAPTIAAHRAQTRERIMEAVDELIRSQGIDRVSMTDVANAAGITRTALYNYFPDKPALLLAFTEQVNTAFVERYRRELPSGVSAARRLSAFLRLQLEGIVAHPHPPAAELGASLGPDAYQALAAHVAPMQRLLTEILEDGTAAGEFDPLPAEATAGLTLSMVGSQRIPLVNGDVDLDGTHALVTRFVLRALGVATETVDTVLPPSTTYGGAS, from the coding sequence ATGCCCAAGATCACGGCCCCCACCATCGCCGCGCACCGCGCCCAGACGCGGGAGCGCATCATGGAGGCTGTCGACGAGCTGATCAGGTCGCAGGGGATCGACCGTGTCTCCATGACCGACGTGGCCAACGCCGCGGGCATCACACGCACCGCGCTGTACAACTACTTCCCCGACAAGCCGGCACTGCTCCTGGCCTTCACCGAACAGGTCAACACGGCCTTCGTCGAGCGGTACCGGCGGGAGCTCCCCTCGGGGGTGTCGGCGGCTCGGCGGCTCTCGGCCTTCCTCCGCCTCCAGCTGGAGGGCATCGTCGCGCATCCCCACCCACCGGCGGCCGAACTCGGCGCCAGCCTCGGGCCGGACGCCTACCAGGCGCTCGCCGCCCACGTGGCGCCGATGCAGAGACTGCTCACCGAGATCCTGGAGGACGGCACCGCCGCCGGGGAGTTCGACCCGCTGCCGGCCGAGGCCACCGCCGGGCTCACACTGTCGATGGTGGGCTCCCAGCGCATCCCGCTCGTCAACGGCGACGTCGACCTCGACGGCACCCACGCCCTGGTGACGAGATTCGTGCTGCGGGCGCTCGGCGTGGCGACCGAAACCGTCGACACGGTCCTTCCCCCCTCCACCACGTACGGTGGCGCATCATAA
- a CDS encoding fructosamine kinase family protein — MRPVGGGDDGGDGAGERRRDPVTGTMAERLTALLGREVRRAARAGGSHDWDIAYAELADGTRLFVKALPREAEPSGVFTAEARGLEWLGEAPDSPVLAPLAWDERIVVLPWVHECEPTPQAAERLGRRLARTHLAGADAFGAPWPGFIGPLPLDNTPARDWPRFYAEQRLRPYLRLALDSGGLTPTDARIIERVVDGVEDLSGAPEPPARIHGDLWSGNVLWGSRSAVLVDPAAHGGHREADLAMLALFGLPYLDRVRDAYNEVAPLAAGWRSRVALHQMHPLLVHVCLFGAAYRTTALEAARTALRGG, encoded by the coding sequence ATGCGACCCGTCGGCGGCGGGGACGACGGAGGCGACGGTGCGGGAGAGCGCCGCCGGGACCCGGTCACCGGCACCATGGCCGAACGCCTCACCGCCTTGCTGGGGCGTGAGGTCCGGCGCGCCGCGCGGGCCGGGGGGAGCCACGACTGGGACATCGCCTACGCCGAACTGGCCGACGGCACCCGCCTGTTCGTCAAGGCGCTGCCGCGCGAGGCCGAGCCCAGCGGGGTGTTCACCGCCGAGGCCCGGGGTCTGGAGTGGCTGGGCGAGGCCCCGGACTCCCCGGTGCTGGCACCCCTGGCCTGGGACGAGCGCATCGTGGTCCTGCCGTGGGTGCACGAGTGCGAACCCACCCCGCAGGCCGCCGAACGGCTGGGCCGCCGCCTCGCCCGGACGCACCTGGCCGGAGCGGACGCCTTCGGAGCTCCCTGGCCGGGCTTCATCGGCCCGCTGCCCCTGGACAACACCCCCGCACGGGACTGGCCGCGCTTCTACGCCGAGCAGCGCCTGCGCCCCTACCTGCGCCTGGCGTTGGACAGCGGCGGCCTGACGCCGACCGACGCCCGGATCATCGAGCGGGTGGTCGACGGTGTCGAGGACCTGTCCGGCGCGCCCGAGCCGCCGGCCCGCATCCACGGCGACCTGTGGAGCGGCAACGTGCTGTGGGGGTCGCGGAGCGCGGTCCTGGTCGACCCCGCCGCGCACGGCGGCCACCGGGAGGCCGACCTCGCCATGCTGGCGCTGTTCGGGCTCCCCTACCTCGACCGCGTCCGCGACGCCTACAACGAGGTGGCGCCGCTGGCCGCGGGGTGGCGGTCGCGTGTGGCCCTGCACCAGATGCACCCGCTGCTGGTGCACGTGTGCCTGTTCGGTGCCGCCTACCGCACCACGGCCCTGGAGGCCGCCCGCACCGCTCTACGCGGCGGCTGA
- a CDS encoding low molecular weight protein-tyrosine-phosphatase encodes MSLPEPRDPTGPYRVSVVCLGNICRSPMAAKVLTADLERAGVGDLVEVDSSGTGDWHVGGGMDPRAASTLRVHGYLTEHTARQFEPTDLADRDLVLVMDLDNFDVVRRVVDERGEEFGFEISRLRLFLSFAPASGANPEVPDPYYGGDDGFTAVLNMLESAAKGLTGELVARLRG; translated from the coding sequence ATGAGCTTGCCGGAACCGCGTGATCCCACAGGTCCCTACCGCGTCAGCGTCGTGTGCCTGGGAAACATCTGCCGTTCGCCGATGGCAGCGAAGGTCCTCACCGCCGATCTCGAACGGGCGGGCGTGGGCGATCTGGTGGAGGTGGACAGTTCCGGGACCGGTGACTGGCACGTGGGCGGGGGCATGGACCCCCGTGCGGCCTCGACGCTGCGCGTCCACGGCTACCTCACCGAGCACACCGCGCGCCAGTTCGAACCGACCGACCTGGCCGACCGCGACCTGGTCCTGGTCATGGACCTGGACAACTTCGACGTCGTGCGGCGGGTGGTCGACGAGCGGGGCGAGGAGTTCGGCTTCGAGATCTCCCGTCTGCGCCTCTTCCTCTCCTTCGCGCCCGCCAGCGGCGCCAACCCCGAGGTGCCCGACCCGTACTACGGCGGTGACGACGGCTTCACGGCCGTGCTGAACATGCTGGAGTCCGCCGCCAAGGGGCTGACCGGCGAACTCGTCGCACGGCTGCGCGGGTGA
- a CDS encoding PP2C family protein-serine/threonine phosphatase, whose protein sequence is MGDHTAPDDRVEAPVESVDVLLVEDDPGDAFLAEELLADTVLATRITWVPTLQAARDHLKGFRGCVLLDLNLPDAHGLDLLREVLESAPLAAVVVFTGLDDEHEGIAAVSAGAQDYLVKGQVDGSLLGRSIRYSLERRRADENARQLHEARIHARENMRLERGLLPQVLLQRSPLSHRAYYRPGRERAVVGGDFYDAVEKNGTTHVIIGDVSGHGPDEAALGVSLRIAWRAFIMAGVAEDEVLPNLEDILVSERAQEEMYATLCMASLDTGTDRVRTRVLGHPPPMIVQDGVVEEVPATPQPPLGVFPVEQSDTDEVVLPRGASMLFYTDGLVDAYDGGPPARLEVAGLRRMVSGILDQGVSLSRLPEHLVDEAERSNGGPLQDDVAMLLITHGDPE, encoded by the coding sequence CTGGGTGACCACACCGCGCCGGACGATCGAGTGGAGGCTCCCGTCGAATCGGTTGACGTCCTGCTGGTCGAAGACGACCCCGGTGACGCCTTCCTCGCAGAGGAACTGCTCGCCGACACCGTCCTCGCCACGCGTATCACCTGGGTTCCCACACTCCAAGCGGCCCGGGACCATCTCAAGGGATTCCGCGGCTGCGTCCTGCTCGACCTCAACCTGCCCGACGCCCACGGCCTGGACCTGTTGCGCGAGGTGCTGGAAAGCGCTCCCCTGGCCGCCGTCGTGGTCTTCACCGGCCTGGACGACGAGCACGAGGGGATCGCCGCCGTCTCCGCCGGAGCCCAGGACTACCTCGTCAAGGGCCAGGTCGACGGCTCCCTGCTGGGCCGCAGCATCCGCTACTCCCTGGAGCGGCGGCGCGCCGACGAGAACGCCCGCCAGCTCCACGAGGCACGGATCCACGCCCGCGAGAACATGCGCCTGGAGCGCGGGCTGCTGCCCCAGGTCCTCCTCCAGCGCTCTCCGCTGAGCCACCGCGCCTACTACCGTCCCGGCCGGGAGCGCGCCGTGGTCGGTGGCGACTTCTACGACGCCGTCGAGAAGAACGGCACCACGCACGTCATCATCGGCGACGTCAGCGGGCACGGGCCCGACGAGGCCGCCCTGGGCGTGAGCCTGCGTATCGCCTGGCGCGCGTTCATCATGGCCGGCGTCGCCGAGGACGAGGTCCTGCCCAACCTCGAGGACATCCTCGTCAGTGAACGCGCCCAGGAGGAGATGTACGCGACGCTGTGCATGGCCAGCCTGGACACCGGCACCGACCGCGTCCGCACCCGGGTCCTGGGCCACCCCCCGCCCATGATCGTGCAGGACGGCGTCGTCGAGGAGGTCCCGGCCACCCCGCAGCCCCCGCTGGGCGTCTTCCCGGTCGAGCAGTCCGACACCGACGAGGTCGTCCTCCCCCGGGGCGCCAGCATGCTCTTCTACACCGACGGCCTCGTCGACGCCTACGACGGCGGACCGCCCGCACGGTTGGAGGTCGCCGGGCTGCGCCGCATGGTCTCGGGCATCCTGGACCAGGGCGTGTCCCTGTCGAGGCTGCCCGAGCACCTCGTGGACGAGGCCGAGCGCAGCAACGGCGGACCGCTGCAGGACGACGTCGCCATGCTGCTCATCACGCACGGGGATCCGGAGTGA
- a CDS encoding response regulator, with product MLVHPIEVLLVEDDPGDVLMTKEAFEEHKLGNRLHVVSDGVEALRFLRREDEFADAPRPHLILLDLNLPRKDGREVLEEVKADDDLAHIPIVVLTTSEAEEDVLRSYRLHANAYVPKPVDFDQFIRVVRQIDDFFVTVVRLPKG from the coding sequence ATGTTGGTGCATCCCATCGAGGTGCTGCTGGTCGAGGACGATCCTGGCGACGTCCTGATGACCAAGGAGGCGTTCGAGGAACACAAGCTGGGCAACCGGCTGCACGTGGTGTCCGACGGCGTCGAGGCCCTCCGTTTCCTGCGCCGCGAGGACGAGTTCGCCGACGCCCCCCGCCCCCACCTGATCCTGCTGGACCTCAACCTGCCCCGCAAGGACGGCCGTGAGGTGCTGGAGGAGGTCAAGGCCGACGACGACCTGGCACACATCCCCATCGTCGTCCTGACGACCTCCGAGGCCGAAGAGGACGTACTGCGCAGCTACCGGCTGCACGCCAACGCCTACGTGCCCAAACCGGTCGACTTCGACCAGTTCATCAGGGTCGTGCGGCAGATCGACGACTTCTTCGTGACGGTGGTACGGCTGCCCAAGGGCTAG
- a CDS encoding carbohydrate ABC transporter permease — translation MEYSFLNDLPKVVWMLIGIAGFLAVIGLMLVVIDIPRTRRDRWQAALFLAPALILLVGGVVYPVLRTTMLSFFDRSGTEFVGLTNYLWMFQRPEILLVLRNTLLWVVFAPALATAVGLLYAILIDRSRFESIAKSLVFMPMAISLVGASIIWRFVFAYRPADQEQYGLFNQIVVWLGGEPQLWLLNQPLNTFLLILVLIWVQAGFAMVVMSAAIKAIPSEIIEAARIDGAGAWQLFARITLPSVWPTLLVVLITITVQTLKVFDIVRTMTGGNYGTSVIANEMYSQAFQQGQVGQGSALAVFLFVLVIPLVIVQIRRTRKARELA, via the coding sequence ATGGAGTACTCGTTCCTCAACGACCTGCCCAAGGTCGTGTGGATGCTCATCGGTATCGCGGGCTTCCTCGCCGTCATCGGCCTGATGCTCGTGGTCATCGACATCCCGCGTACACGACGCGACCGCTGGCAGGCCGCCCTCTTCCTCGCGCCCGCGCTGATCCTGCTGGTCGGCGGAGTCGTCTACCCGGTGCTGCGCACCACGATGCTGTCCTTCTTCGACCGCTCGGGCACCGAGTTCGTCGGACTGACCAACTACCTGTGGATGTTCCAGCGCCCGGAGATCCTCCTGGTTCTGCGCAACACCCTGTTGTGGGTGGTGTTCGCCCCGGCGCTGGCCACCGCCGTCGGACTGCTCTACGCGATCCTCATCGACCGGTCGCGCTTCGAGTCGATCGCCAAGTCCCTGGTGTTCATGCCGATGGCGATCTCGTTGGTCGGCGCGAGCATCATCTGGCGGTTCGTGTTCGCCTACCGGCCCGCCGACCAGGAGCAGTACGGGCTGTTCAACCAGATCGTCGTCTGGCTGGGCGGTGAACCACAGCTGTGGTTGCTCAACCAGCCGCTCAACACCTTCCTGCTCATCCTGGTCCTGATCTGGGTCCAGGCCGGTTTCGCGATGGTCGTCATGTCCGCCGCGATCAAGGCCATCCCCTCCGAGATCATCGAGGCCGCGCGGATCGACGGCGCGGGGGCCTGGCAGCTCTTCGCACGGATCACCCTGCCGTCCGTGTGGCCGACACTGCTGGTCGTCCTCATCACCATCACGGTGCAGACCCTGAAGGTGTTCGACATCGTCCGCACGATGACCGGCGGCAACTACGGCACCAGCGTCATCGCCAACGAGATGTACAGCCAGGCCTTCCAGCAGGGCCAGGTCGGTCAGGGCTCGGCCCTGGCCGTGTTCCTCTTCGTGCTGGTGATCCCGCTGGTCATCGTGCAGATCCGACGTACGCGCAAGGCGAGGGAGCTCGCATGA